Within Streptomyces antibioticus, the genomic segment TCGATCGCGGTGAGCAGCTCGCCCAGATGGCCGCGGGCCAGCCAGTCGTCGCCGTCCAGGAAGGTCAGGTACTCCCCTCGCGCCGCGTCGAGGCCGGTGTTGCGGGCGGTGGCGAGCCCGCCGTTCTCCTCATGGCGCACGAACCGCACCCGGGCGACCCGCGAGAGCTCGTCGGCCGCCCGTTCGAGAAGGGCCGGAGTCTCGTCCTTCGAGGCGTCGTCCACCAGCACGAACTCGAAATCCGGGCGCGCGTTGAGATGAAGACTTCGGAGGGTGTCCGGGGCGAATTGCCGCACGTTGTAGAACGGCACGATCACGGAAAGCTTTGGCACCCGCGAAATGCTAGGAGGGGCCCCGACAGCGGAACTTTCCGAAGAGGAGACAGGGGGTGAACTCCATGTGTCGGATCGGTGCATCCCGTGTTCTGTGAGCCGTCCGACGGCCCAGTTCGGTGTTCGGTGGCGCGCTGTTAACTTTCCGTTGAGTGGGGGTTGGGCCGATCCTGGGTTTTGCTTCCTAGCGTTTTCCGCGTGCCAGCAAGTACTGCCCATCCCCCGCGGATCGCCGTTCTCGCGGACTCCGACACCCGCTGGAAATGGGGTGCGCTGACCGCGGCGAGGATCGCGCCGTCCATGGAAGCCGGACCGCGCCCCGACGCGCAAGTCGCCCCGGCCCTCGACGGGTTCCTGCTGCGCGGCCGCGCCACCCCCACGCCGCGCCAGCTCGCCGAGGTCGGCGTGCGCGCCGACTCGCTGCGCGAGGTGACCGCCGTCGAGTTCCTGAACGCCGTCGCGCGCACCTCGTACGACATCGTCGTCCTCGCCCTCGTCGGCGGCGGCGTCCAGGCGGTGCTGCACGGGCTCAAGCGGATCGCGGAGGGCGGCGGCGCGCGGCCCGTCGTCGTCACCGGCTATGTCGGTGTCGTCTACGAGAAGCTCGCCGACGGCCTGCTGCTGCGGCACGGCGCCGATCTGGTCCTCGCCAACTCCCGCCAGGACGCCGAGCGGTTCCGCGCGGTCTACGAGGGGGTGGGCGCCGACGCCTCCGCGGTGACCGAGGTCGCCCTGCCCTTCCTGGGCGGCGCCCCCTACACCGGGGAGCACGACCCCTACACGGTCGTCTTCGCCGCCCAGCCCTCCGTCCCGGAGAGCCGCAAGGACCGCGCCCACCTGCTCGAACGGCTCGTCCGGCACGCCCGGCTGCACCCCGAGCGCGAGGTGCTGCTCAAGCTGCGCTCCAAGCCCGGCGAACACACCACCCACATCGAGGAGCTGCCCTACCAGAAGCTCGTGCAGAAGCTGGACACACCGCCCAACTTCCGCCTGGTGTACGGCAACATGGGCGAGGTCCTCGACCGCACCGACCTGATGGTCACGGTCAGCTCCACGGCCGCGCTGGAGTCCCTGCACCGCCGGATCCCCACCGTCGTCCTCACCGACCTCGGGGTGCGCGAGACCCTCGGCAACCACCACTTCGTCGGCTCCGGCTGCCTCGCCTCCTGGGACCAGCTCGACGCCGGACACCGGCCGGTGCCCGACGAGGAGTGGGTGTCCCGGCAGGGCGTGGCCAGCGACGGAAGCTACGCCACCGCCTTCGACCCGGCCCGCGAGCGCATCGCGAAGCTGCTCGCCCGGCCCGGCGGACCGCCGCCCCTCACGCCCTACTACACACCCGCCACCGCCCCCGGCTACCTCCCCGGCATCCTCGCCCGCCACCACCTCGCCCCCGACGGCAGCCCCCTGCCCGGCGCCCCCGCCGCCGACCAGGCCCCCGGCCCGGTCCGCCAGATAGTGCGCCGAGCGGCCCGCGGCGCCTACCGGCACGGCGTGCAACGGGTGGCACCGGTGATCCGGCGGATGGGGGAGCTGTGAGCCGGGTGGAGGGCGTGGTGGACGTACGTTCGAATCTGCAAGGAGTGCAGCCCATGTCCGACGACTCACCCGCGCGCGTGCGTCGCGTCCTCGCTGTGATCCCCGCGCGCGGGGGGTCCAAGGGCGTGCCCGCGAAGAACCTCGCCCCCGTCGGCGGCGTTCCGCTGGTCGCCCGCGCCGTTCGCGAATGCCTCGCCGCCCGGCTCGTCACCGACGTGGTCGTCTCCACCGACGACCACGCCATCGCCGCCGCCGCCCGCGAGGCCGGTGCCGAGGTCGTGCTGCGGCCCGCCGCCATCGCCGGCGACACCGCCACCTCCGAGGCGGCCGTCCTGCACGCCATGGACGCCCACGAGGCGCTGCACGGCGACCCGGTCGACGTCGTCCTGCTCGTCCAGTGCACCAGCCCCTTCCTGGTCCGCGAGGACGTCGACGGGGTGGCCGGCGCCATCGTCGAACAGGGCGCGGACACCGCCGTGACCGTCGCCCCCTTCCACGGCTTCGTCTGGCGCGACTCGGACGGGACCGGGGAGGACGGGTCCGGCGAGGGCGGCGTCGGCGTCAACCACGACGCGTCCTACCGCCCCCGCCGCCAGGACCGCCCCCAGGACTTCCTGGAGACCGGCGCCGCCTACGCCATGGCCGCGGCCGGCTTCCGCACCCACCGGCACCGCTTCTTCGGCCGTACCGAACTCGTGCGCACCGACCCCGCGCGCGTCCTGGAGATCGACGACCCGCACGAGCTGGCCCGCGCCCGCGCCCTCGCCCCGCTCTTCGACGCGGACCGGCCCGGCGCCCTGCCCGCCCTCGGCGACATCGACGCCGTCGTCCTCGACTTCGACGGCACCCAGACCGACGACCGGGTGCTGATCGACTCCGACGGACGGGAGTTCGTCGCCGTCCACCGCGGAGACGGACTCGGCATCGCGGCCCTGCGCAGGTCGGGCCTGAAGCTGCTGATCCTCTCCACCGAACAGAACCCCGTGGTCGCCGCCCGCGCCCGGAAGCTCCGGCTGCCGGTCCTGCACGGCATCGACCGCAAGGACCTCGCACTCAAGCAGTGGTGCGAGGAACAGGGCATCGCGCCGGAGCGCGTGCTCTACGTCGGCAACGACGTCAACGACCTCCCCTGCTTCGCCCTCGTGGGCTGGCCGGTGGCGGTCGCGAGCGCCCACGACGTCGTACGCGGCGCCGCACGCGCGGTCACCACCCTCCCCGGCGGCGACGGCGCGATCCGGGAGATCGCCGGCTGGATCCTCGGACCTTCTCTCGACCCCCTCACCACGTAAGGACATCCCCACCATGAGCACCAACTCCCGTCTGCGCTCCTTCGGTTCGCGCGAGGTCGGCCCCGGCCGCCCCGTCTACATCTGCGGCGAGATCGGCATCAACCACAACGGCGAGCTGGAGAACGCCTTCAAGCTCATCGACGCGGCCGCCGAGGCCGGCTGCGACGCCGTGAAGTTCCAGAAGCGCACCCCCGAGATCTGCACCCCGCGCGACCAGTGGGACATCGAGCGCGACACGCCGTGGGGCCGGATGACGTACATCGACTACCGCCACCGCGTGGAGTTCGGCGAGGACGAGTACCGGCAGATCGATGACTACTGCAAGGAGAAGGGGATCGACTGGTTCGCCTCCCCGTGGGACACCGAGGCCGTCGCCTTCCTGGAGAAGTTCGACGTCCCCGCCCACAAGGTGGCCTCCGCCTCCCTCACCGACGACGAGCTGCTGCGCGCCCTGCGCTCCACCGGCCGCGCGGTCATCCTCTCCACCGGCATGTCGACGCCCCGTCAGATCCGGCACGCCGTCGAGGTCCTGGGCTCGGACAACATCGTCATGTGCCACGCCACCTCGACCTACCCGGCCAAGGCCGAGGAGCTGAACCTCCGCGTGATCAACACGCTGGAGAAGGAGTACCCGAACGTCCCGATCGGCTACTCCGGCCACGAGACCGGCCTGCAGACCACGCTCGCCGCCGTCGCCCTCGGCGCCGTCTTCGTCGAGCGGCACATCACCCTCGACCGCGCGATGTGGGGCTCCGACCAGGCCGCCTCCGTCGAACCGCAGGGCCTCACCCGCCTCGTCCGCGACATCCGCACCATCGAGGCGTCCCTCGGCGACGGCGTCAAGAAGGTCTACGACTCCGAGCTGGGCCCCATGAAGAAGCTGCGCCGTGTGCCCGGCGTCGTCGCGGAGGCGGAGATCGCCGCGGCGGCGGGCGAGCCGGTCGCCGTCTGACACGGCCGATGAGCCTCCGCGCCGGTGAGCGACCCGGCTCCACCTCCCGCCCCCTCGCTCTCGCGTTCGTCGAGAGCCCGGTGCAGCTCCTCAACGTGCTCGAATGGGCGCACGCCCAGGAGCAGCCCGGCGAGGCGCCGGGTGCGGCGCCCGGCGCGGAGCTCACCCTCGTCGTCCTCTCCCCGAACGACCCGATGACCCGCGGCCAGTTGCGGCGGATGGCCGAACTGGCCCGCGACGAGGGCCACACCGTCCGCTGGGAGGAGGCCCGCGGCGGCACGGCCGCGCCCTTCCGCACCATCGGCGGTCTGACCCCGCTGCTGCGCCGGGCGCACCGGGTGGTCATGGGGGACCCCTTCTCCCGCTACGTACAGCTCCTGCTGTCCATCACCCGGGCGGCCGACCTCGTCGTGGTCGACGACGGCACGGCCACGATGGAGTTCGTCGGCCAGCTCGCGCGCGGCGAACGCCTCGTGCGCTGGCACCGCAAGGGCGGCCGGCCCGGCCCCCGCGACCTGCTCTTCGCCCCGGTGTCCGCCGCGGCGAGGCGCCGCCTGACCCCCTCCGCGCACACCCGCGTGGAGATCTTCTCCGCGATGCCGGTACCGGAAGCCCCCGACGGGGTGACGGTCACCGCCAACACCTTCGCCTGGACCCGCGCCCGCTTCGGCCCGCCCCGGGTCACCAAGGGCGCGGACATGGTCGGCACGTCGTTGGTCGAGACCGGTGTGGTGGACGCCGACCACTACCTGGAGGCGGTCCGCGCCCTCGCCCGCGCCCACGGCGCCACCCGCTACTTCGCCCACCGCCGCGAGAGCACCGACAAACTCCACCGGCTGGCCGTGGAGACCGGCCTGGAGGTGGTCCGCCCCGACCTCCCCCTGGAACTGATCGCCCGCCGCGGCCCCATCGGCCGTACGGTCCTCAGCTTCCCCTCCACGGTCGTCCACACCCTCCCCCTCGCCCTCTCCGGCACCCCCGTCAAGGTCGCGGTCTGCGACATCGACCCCACCTGGCTCACAGCCCACGCCTCCCCCCGGGCCCAGGGCTTCCTGTCCGGGGTGACGGGCACGGCGAGGGATGTCCACCGGTTGGCACGGGTGAGCACGGTGTGACGGCGACGGGGGCCCGGTGGAGTCCTACCTCCGGGCGTCCGGGGTGCGGGCGAACAGGAAGGCGCGGGGCCGCTTGGCCCCGTCGTCCGGTTCGAGGACCATCCGCGCCCGGATCTCGAAGCCCGCGTCCACCAGCAGCCCGGCCACGGCCTCCGGGTCCCGCCAGTGGTAGTCGAGCGAGATCTCCCGGCCGAACCGCTCGGCGAGATGCTCCCGCTCGCCGTGCCCGGTCTGGAAGGCGAGCAGCAACTGCCCGCCGTCGGCCAGCACCCGCCGGAACTCCCCGAACACCAGCGGGAGATGGGAGTCCGGCACATGGATCAGGGAGTACAGCGCGAGCACCCCGCCGAGGGAGCGGTCCGGCAGCCCCAGCCGGGTCATCGAACCCACGTGGAACCGCAGCCCCGGATGCGCCCGCCCGGCCAGCGCCACCATCCGCGGGGAGACGTCCACCCCGAACACCGGCACCCCGAGCGAGTCCAGCAGCGCGGTCACCTGCCCGGGCCCGCATCCCACGTCGGCCACGGGTTCGGTTCCGCCCCGCGCCCTGACCGACTCGGCGAACGCGGACAGCACGGCTCTGTCCAGCGGCGGCCGCCCGACCACATCGGGGAACTCCGCCGCGTACGCCTCGGCTATGGCGTCGTAGGAATCCCGTGTCGCCCGAAGGAACTCGCCGTCGAGATCGCTCATGTCCCCGCACACTACCGAGTGTCATTCGCAGTGCACCGGGCTTCAGCCCGGTGGTGAGGCGAATCATGTGACTGTGGCGCGGAGCGTTGTGGTGGTGTTCCGGCGGAGCAGGGCAAGGCGGAGGCCGGGGTTGGGGTGAGGTGGGGAACGGGTGTTCCCGGCGACATGGGGTTTGGTTCGTTCGTACGATCTCCGCATGCAGCTTCGGTACATTTTCCGGATGTACCCGAACGCCGTTCAGCGGGCCGCGTTGGCGAAGGCGTTCGGGTGTGCCCGTGTCGTGTTCAACGACGCGGTCCGCGCCCGTGAGGACGCCCGCAGGGTCGAACAGCCGTATCCGACGGCCGGCGAGTTGTCCCGGAAGCTGATCACCGAGGCCAAGCGGACGGTGGAACGGTCGTGGCTGCGCGAGGTCTCTGCCGTGGTGCTCCAGCAGGCTCTGCGGGACGCCGATACCGCTTACCGCAACTTCTTCGCCTCCATCCGAGGCGCCCGCAAGGGGCGCAAGGTGGGTGCGCCGAGGTTCAAGTCGCGCAAGGACGCCCGGCAGTCGATCCGGTTCACCGCCAACGCCCGCTGGAACATCACCGACAGTGGTCGGCTGTGTCTGCCGAAGATCGGCGCGGTGAAGGTGAAATGGTCCCGCACCCTGCCCTCCACACCGTCTTCGGTCACAGTGGTCAAGGACGCGGCGGGCCGGTACTTCTGCTCGTTCGTCGTCGGCACCGACCCGTCCGCCGACGCCGTACGCATGCCCGCCGGTGACAGGGCCGTCGGCATCGACCTCGGCCTGAATCATTTCGCGGTGTTGTCGGACGGCACGAAGATCGCTTCCCCGCGCTTCCTGCGCCGCGCGGAGAAGAAGCTCAGGAAGGCTCAGCGGGAGCTTCCCGGAAGCGGAAGGGGTCGAGGAACCGTGAGAAGGCCCGGCTGAAGGTTGCCCGTGCCCACGCCAAGGTCGCTGACGCACGTCATGAGTTTCACCATCGACTGTCCACGAGGCTGATCTCCGAGAACCAAGGGATCGCGGTGGAGGACCTGTCGGTGGCGGGACTGGCGCGTACCAGGCTGGCCAAGTCGATCCATGACGCGGGTTGGTCGTCCTTCGTCGGCATGCTCGAGTACAAGGCGAAGCGTTACGGGCGCACGTTCGTGAGGATCGGCCGGTTCGAGCCGACCTCGCAGACATGTCACGTCTGCGGCGCGCTGGACGGGCCGAAGCCCCTGCGTGTGCGGGAGTGGACCTGCCAGATCTGTGGCACTCTCCACGACCGGGACGTCAACGCCGCGATCAACGTCAGAACGGCCGCCGGACTGGCGGTGTCGGCCTGTGGAGCGCAGGTAAGACCGGGAGCTGTCCCGGCGCAGCGCGAAGAAGCAGGAAGCCATGGATTCCCGGCCGGAGTCTGTGTCGCGTAGCGGCACGACACCCGGCCGGAAGGCCAGAATCCTCGGGCTTCAACCCGAGGAGCAAGTCAACGGGGTGACATGAACGCCGAGACGAAGTCCCCCCAAACACCGGGGGAGAGGTCGAGCCGGGGCCCGCCGGGGGCCTTGGAGTCCCGCACATGGACAACGGCGGCGCACACGGCGACCTCGACACACTGCCCGCCCTCGCCGTCGCTGTAGGACGACGTGCGCCAGGAGAAGGCGACTTCGAGGCAGTCACCGCCCTCGCCGCCGCTGTGGCTGGACTTGAACCAGGTGAGGTCGTCCCTGTTCACAGTTCCTCCAGCTTCTTTTCGATCAACGCGTGGGACTGGTTGGGCGGGAGCGCTACAGCCCGCATCGTCCCATAGCGATCGGCGATCTTCCGGACCTCTTCCCGGTCGGTGATCAGCCTGGGGTACCCCTGGATCTCGGTATAGGCCACCTGCGCATGGTTCTTGGGGGTCAGCAGGTTGAACGAGCCGTCCATATTGGGGTGTTCCTCCACCCCGGTCGGCATCACCTGGATCTCGAGGTTCTGCATGGCACTGACGCTCAGCAAGCGCCGCAACTGCTCCGCATGCAGCTGCAGTAGTGATGCAGCTCCACCGCCTCCAGTACCTCCGGCCGGACCGTCCGTACCCCTCGTTCCATGGCCGAGACGGCGTCCGGGCCGTACCCCACCAGCCGGCCGAACTCCTTCTGGGTGAGGCCCTTGCGTTCGCGCAGCAGTCTCAGCATCTTGCCGACGGCCGTGAGCAGCCCCGTCGTGCCGTCGGCCTCCGCCGGTGTCTCCGGCCGCCGCTCCTTCTCCTCCACCGTCATGCGCACCCACCCGTTCTCCCGACGTAGCCGCCCGGCCACACAGAGTCGTCACGTCGGCGTAGAGAGCCACCGCCACGCTCCGTGAGGCGAACGCACACATCTCCACCCCCCGACCGGTCCCGAGGCATGGATGGTCACAGCGGGCCACCGGGGAGTCGTGGTATGGGTGGGAGAAACGAACAGAGTGAACGAACAGCGTGAATGTGAAACGGGTACGGATGGCCGGTCCCCCACCAGCGGGCCCTCATGATCCGCTCGGCTCGAAAGCCGCCGAGTTTACCCACCTCCCCCGCCAGTCATGCGCCGCGCGGCCAACTTTTCTTCCCCTAACGGGTTGATCTTTTGTTGATCGTGGGTCAGTCGACCGCCTCGGCGTCCTACCCTTCAGAGGGTGAAGCAATTGACGTCCCGAGAGTCCGAGGCCGAATCCGCCGGGGAAGACCTGCTCCCCGGAACCTTTCCCGGAACCCTCCCCGGCACCCTGCCGGAGGCCCTGCGCGCAGAGCTGATCGCGTTCCGCCGCGACATGCACATGCACCCCGAGCTGGGCAACCAGGAGTTCCGCACGACCGCGGCGATCAAGGCGCGCCTGGAGAAGGCGGGCCTCGCGCCGCGCGTCCTGGCGGTCGGGACCGGCCTCATCTGTGACATCGGGACCGACGACGGCACCTGGTCCGGGGACACCCCGATCCTCGCGATGCGCGCCGACATCGACGCGCTGCCGATCCCGGACACCAAGACCGAGTGCGCCTACCGCTCCACGGTCCCCGACCGCGCCCACGCCTGCGGCCACGACGTGCACACCACCGTCGTCCTGGGCGCCGGACTCGTCCTCGCCGAGCTGCACCGCCAGGGCCGGCTGCCGCGCCCCGTGCGGCTGGTCTTCCAGCCCGCCGAGGAGGTCCTGCCGGGCGGCGCCGCCGACGCCATCGAGGGCGGCGCGCTGGACGGCGTGGGCCGGATCATCGCCGTGCACTGCGACCCCCGGGTGGACGCCGGGCGGATCGGGCTGCGCGAGGGCGCCATCACCTCCGCCTGCGACCGGCTGGAGATCTCCCTGGACGGCCCCGGCGGCCACACCGCACGCCCGCACCTCACCACCGACCTGGTGACGGCCGCCGCCCGGGTCGTCACCGACGTGCCCGCGCTGGTCGGCCGCCGGGTGGACACCCGCGCCGGGCTCGCCGTCACCTGGGGCCGGATCGAGAGCGGCCACGCGCCCAACGTCATCCCGCAGCACGCCGAACTCTCCGGCACCGTGCGCTGCCTGGACATCGAGGCGTGGCGGCAGGCCCCGGACATCGTCGTCGCGGCCATCGACGAGGTCGCCAACCTGCACCGCGCCAAGTCCGAGATCAACTACGTGCGCGGGGTCCCGCCGGTCGTCAACGACGGCGCGGTCACCAGCCTGCTGTACGACGCGATGGTGGCCCGCCGCGGCCCGTCCTCCGTGGAGAACACCGAGCAGAGCCTGGGCGGCGAGGACTTCTCCTGGTACCTGGAGCGGGTGCCCGGCGCCATGGCCCGGCTGGGCGTCCGCCCGCCCGGCGAGCGCACCGTGCGCGATCTGCACCAGGGCGACTTCGACGCCGACGA encodes:
- a CDS encoding DUF397 domain-containing protein, whose protein sequence is MNRDDLTWFKSSHSGGEGGDCLEVAFSWRTSSYSDGEGGQCVEVAVCAAVVHVRDSKAPGGPRLDLSPGVWGDFVSAFMSPR
- a CDS encoding amidohydrolase; its protein translation is MTSRESEAESAGEDLLPGTFPGTLPGTLPEALRAELIAFRRDMHMHPELGNQEFRTTAAIKARLEKAGLAPRVLAVGTGLICDIGTDDGTWSGDTPILAMRADIDALPIPDTKTECAYRSTVPDRAHACGHDVHTTVVLGAGLVLAELHRQGRLPRPVRLVFQPAEEVLPGGAADAIEGGALDGVGRIIAVHCDPRVDAGRIGLREGAITSACDRLEISLDGPGGHTARPHLTTDLVTAAARVVTDVPALVGRRVDTRAGLAVTWGRIESGHAPNVIPQHAELSGTVRCLDIEAWRQAPDIVVAAIDEVANLHRAKSEINYVRGVPPVVNDGAVTSLLYDAMVARRGPSSVENTEQSLGGEDFSWYLERVPGAMARLGVRPPGERTVRDLHQGDFDADEHAITVGVELFTAAALLDAATREA
- a CDS encoding N-acylneuraminate cytidylyltransferase, coding for MSDDSPARVRRVLAVIPARGGSKGVPAKNLAPVGGVPLVARAVRECLAARLVTDVVVSTDDHAIAAAAREAGAEVVLRPAAIAGDTATSEAAVLHAMDAHEALHGDPVDVVLLVQCTSPFLVREDVDGVAGAIVEQGADTAVTVAPFHGFVWRDSDGTGEDGSGEGGVGVNHDASYRPRRQDRPQDFLETGAAYAMAAAGFRTHRHRFFGRTELVRTDPARVLEIDDPHELARARALAPLFDADRPGALPALGDIDAVVLDFDGTQTDDRVLIDSDGREFVAVHRGDGLGIAALRRSGLKLLILSTEQNPVVAARARKLRLPVLHGIDRKDLALKQWCEEQGIAPERVLYVGNDVNDLPCFALVGWPVAVASAHDVVRGAARAVTTLPGGDGAIREIAGWILGPSLDPLTT
- a CDS encoding DUF6716 putative glycosyltransferase, whose protein sequence is MPASTAHPPRIAVLADSDTRWKWGALTAARIAPSMEAGPRPDAQVAPALDGFLLRGRATPTPRQLAEVGVRADSLREVTAVEFLNAVARTSYDIVVLALVGGGVQAVLHGLKRIAEGGGARPVVVTGYVGVVYEKLADGLLLRHGADLVLANSRQDAERFRAVYEGVGADASAVTEVALPFLGGAPYTGEHDPYTVVFAAQPSVPESRKDRAHLLERLVRHARLHPEREVLLKLRSKPGEHTTHIEELPYQKLVQKLDTPPNFRLVYGNMGEVLDRTDLMVTVSSTAALESLHRRIPTVVLTDLGVRETLGNHHFVGSGCLASWDQLDAGHRPVPDEEWVSRQGVASDGSYATAFDPARERIAKLLARPGGPPPLTPYYTPATAPGYLPGILARHHLAPDGSPLPGAPAADQAPGPVRQIVRRAARGAYRHGVQRVAPVIRRMGEL
- a CDS encoding Scr1 family TA system antitoxin-like transcriptional regulator, which encodes MQNLEIQVMPTGVEEHPNMDGSFNLLTPKNHAQVAYTEIQGYPRLITDREEVRKIADRYGTMRAVALPPNQSHALIEKKLEEL
- a CDS encoding helix-turn-helix domain-containing protein, which translates into the protein MTVEEKERRPETPAEADGTTGLLTAVGKMLRLLRERKGLTQKEFGRLVGYGPDAVSAMERGVRTVRPEVLEAVELHHYCSCMRSSCGAC
- a CDS encoding class I SAM-dependent DNA methyltransferase, with translation MSDLDGEFLRATRDSYDAIAEAYAAEFPDVVGRPPLDRAVLSAFAESVRARGGTEPVADVGCGPGQVTALLDSLGVPVFGVDVSPRMVALAGRAHPGLRFHVGSMTRLGLPDRSLGGVLALYSLIHVPDSHLPLVFGEFRRVLADGGQLLLAFQTGHGEREHLAERFGREISLDYHWRDPEAVAGLLVDAGFEIRARMVLEPDDGAKRPRAFLFARTPDARR
- a CDS encoding N-acetylneuraminate synthase family protein, which gives rise to MSTNSRLRSFGSREVGPGRPVYICGEIGINHNGELENAFKLIDAAAEAGCDAVKFQKRTPEICTPRDQWDIERDTPWGRMTYIDYRHRVEFGEDEYRQIDDYCKEKGIDWFASPWDTEAVAFLEKFDVPAHKVASASLTDDELLRALRSTGRAVILSTGMSTPRQIRHAVEVLGSDNIVMCHATSTYPAKAEELNLRVINTLEKEYPNVPIGYSGHETGLQTTLAAVALGAVFVERHITLDRAMWGSDQAASVEPQGLTRLVRDIRTIEASLGDGVKKVYDSELGPMKKLRRVPGVVAEAEIAAAAGEPVAV